In Sulfitobacter sp. LCG007, the sequence GAACCCGACGGGGCGCTGATCTTCAATCTGGCCTGGGGCGATGCCGTGATCGTTGCGCCGGAAAGCATCGAGACGATCAAGCAGCTTCCCATCGGAACCGGCGCCTTCAAGTTCACCTCATGGACCCAGGGCGACAACATCAAGATAGAGAAGAACATGGCCTACTGGGGCTCGCCTGCCCAGCTTGACATGGCGACATTCAAGTTCATCTCGGATCCCACCGCCGCCTTCGCCGCGATGATGGCCGAGGACATCGACGTCTTCACGGGCTTCCCCGCCCCCGAGAACCTGCCCCAGTTCGAGGGCGACGCGCGCTTTCAGGTCATCGTCGGCTCGACCGAGGGCGAGACGATCCTCGCCATGAACAACAAGCGCGCGCCCTTCGATGACAAGCGTGTGCGCGAGGCGGTGGCGCATGCCATCGACCGCCAGGCGATCATAGACGGCGCGATGTTCGGCTACGGTACCCCCATCGGCACGCATTTCGCGCCGCACAATCCGGCCTATGTCGATCTCACCTCGCTCAGCGGATACGACCCCGAGAAGGCGACGTCGCTTCTGGAAGAGGCGGGGCTTCCCGACGGCTTCGAGACCACCCTTTACCTGCCGCCGCCCTCCTACGCCCGACGGGGCGGCGAGATCATCGCGGCGCAGCTCGCCGCGGTCGGGATCAAGGCAAGGATCATCAACGTGGAATGGGCCCAGTGGCTCGAGTCGGTGTTCAAGGGCAAGGATTTCGGCCTGACCATCGTCAGCCATACCGAGCCGATGGATATCGGCGTCTATGCCAACCCGGATTACTACTTCCAGTACGACAATCCCGAGTTCCAGGCGCTGATCAAGACGCTTACCGCCACCACCGATCCCGACAAACGCACAAAGCTGCTGCAGGACGCCCAGCGCATCATCGCCGAGGATCATGTAAACGGATATCTCTTCCAGCTCGCCGCCCTGACCGTGGCGAAGGCCGGGGTGGAAGGCCTGTGGGCGAATGCACCCACCCAGGCCACCGATCTCACCTCGGTGCACTGGTCGGAGTGACCGGCGCAACGAACGACACAGGGCAGCCCCCTCGGGGGGCTCTCAAACTGCCCGGGCGCGCGTCATTCATTCCTGACGGGATGCCATTGTCCCTGATCGGGGAAGAATTTTCTTTTGTCCGCGCATTGCGTTGGATAGATTCGACAATCTGAGAGCCACCGCATACTGCATGTGTCCCAAATGGCGCATGCACACATCATCAGGGCGGAAGCTATGATACACTACAGGTTCTTCACCCAGTGGAACCTCCACTATGTGCGGGCGGAAGAACAGTGTTCCCTGCTGGATATGGTAGAGTACGGAATGGGACTGGCGGCATCGTCGGGTCCGCAGTCGAACCTGGATCTGCCCGCGATTTTCGACCTGCGCGGAGTCGAGCTGAACAACGACAGCACGGATGACATCAAACGGGCCATCCGCCTGCGCAAGTCCTTCGGCGAGAATACAGGCAACAATCCCTGCGCCTATGTCGTCGGCTCACCGGGGTCGTTCGGCATCATGCGCATGTACGGGATCTATGCCGAGATCGAGGGCCTGCGGCGTGAGGAACTGACCCTGATCACGGAGGATATCGAAGAGGCCAGCGACTGGATCATTTCCCAGCTCGGGATTTCGCCAGGCGAGGCGCAGGCCGCCCGCCGGGAGCTCTCCATGCTGTCGCCCGAGCCTGCCTCTGTGACGTGAATACGCTTAACGGATGCTCACCGAGAGCGTGAAGCCGGAGCCTTGGCCGGTGTCCCTGTCGTTGCCCATCTGGTAGACCCGGATCCTGTAGTCCCCGTCCGCCGGCAGATCGATTTCGGCATCGCTTCCCTCGATGCTGCCGATGTAGATCGCCTCGCCGTCGCTTCCGGGCGGGAGCACATTGAAGTAGACCGTGCCGTTGCCGGTGCTGTCGGATACCACGAGCGACACATCCATGGTCTGGCCGGATCTCGCCCCGAGCACGTAGTCCACATACGCGTCGCCCTTCACCGCGCCCTCGATCTCGGTACCGGCGGAGCCAGCGTCAAAATGAACGTCGAAAGCCGTCTGCCCGTGCAGCTGGTGCGAGGCGAGTGCAAGCGCGGCGAGCACGGCAATGCCGAAGAAAGACGACGCGGACATTCCGACCTCCCCAGGTGCACGACTCGACCGAGACTGCAACAGGCTAGCTTCCTGAGGGCCGGCTCCAAAGGACTATTGAGGCGTGAAAGCGGATTTCTCTGCGGTCATTGCCCGGGTGCATCAAGCCATTTCGCGATCATGTCGTGCTGGACGTTCGCTTGCGCCGCGATCCGGTAGAAACTGATCAGCTCGCGCAGCGGTCCGGCCAGCCTCTCGAACCCAGAGATGAAGGCCACCAGCACGCCGACCTGAGCCTCTCCCTGCATGACCATGTATCCGCCGAAGATCAGCACCGCGAGCGGACAGAGCGCGCTCATGAGATTCAGCAGCATCTTCAAGGCAAACTTCAGGGCGTAGAATGCCATGCGGTTGCGGAATATCTTGCCCAGCAGGGGCAGGTCGCGGTTTTCCCCGGGCCCCTCCATCTCGGCAATCTCGTCACCGAGTCCGCGCAGGTACTGCACGCGCCGTTCCACCAGCTTGTTGAGCTTGCGCTGCATGAAGGGCGTGACGATCACCTGCGGAACGAGGAAGGCGAGCGAGACCAGGGCGATCTGCGTCTCCACGATCAGCATGTAGCCCATGATGCTTACCAGCATCGCCGCGTTTGCGAATGCCTGGCTGAGATCCTCGCCAACGAACCCGCCCAGGTTCTCGACCTCGGCATTCACGATCGACACGGCGCGACCGGCACCGCTGTCGCCTTCCTCCGCGTCGTCGCCCAGCCTGCGTCCGTACACGCTAAGCAGGTGGCCCCGGGTGTAGCGCCGCGCGCTTTCGGCAAGCCAGGACTGATAAAGCCGCATCACGTACTTCAGAAACTGGTGAAGAAACAGGAAGGCCAGATAGATCAGCCCGAAGCGGATCAGCATCCCGGTATTCTGTGTTTCCACGACCTCGTTGATGATGCGCCGCTGAAGCTCGAGCGGGACGAGGTTGATCAGGGCCACCAGCACGGCCAGGATGCAGACCGCGACCTGATGCCATTGGCTCATGCGCCAGACGTAGCCAAGCAGCGAGGATGCGGCGGAATCGTTGCCCGTCCGGTGCACATGGCGCGGACGGATCAGGAAATCGGGTCGGTTCAATGCATGCCGCCACGTAGGATCATTCCGGTCGAGTATAGGGCGCAGGCGCAGACGTTCCAGCATTCCGGAGGCGCCGGAGCAGAAATCCCACCCGCGTGACGATCTCATCGCGCAGATCGCCATCGCGGGGCGCGTCCCGCAGGGTCGTGAACCAGTGTTCGGGCGGCGCCTTCCCGCGCCGGTTTCCGTCGAAGCTGAGAGCCCGCAGCACGGCCTCGCCGGCGGGCGGCAGAAGGTCCGGAATGTCGTGGCCGTTCAGCGTCGCCCAGACTCCGGTCCAGAGCCGCCCCACCGACCAGGGATTGTAGCCGCCACCGCCCAGCACGAGAAGGCGCGGCGCGATGTCCTTCAGTGCCGCCACGATCGCCCAATGGGCGTTGTTGGAAAGACCCAGATGCGCCAGCGGATCCTCCTCGACACCATCCGCGCCGCACAAAAGCACCAGCGCCTCGGGTGCGAAACGCGCAACGGCCTTGAGGATCAGCTCGTCCCGGATGAATGCCATCTCGGTGTCGTTCAGCCCGCGCGGCACGGGCAGGTTGATCGCGGAACCTCCCGCGTCATCCTCGAGCAGCCCGGTCCGGGGCCAGAGCCTTTCCTCGTGGACCGAGATCATCAGCATGTCGGGATCGCCGTGAAAGGCCAGCGCCACGCCGTCGCAATGATGCGCGTCGATGTCGACATAGGCGATGCGCCGCACCCCCTGACGCCGCAGCGCGAGCATCGCAAGAACCGGGTCGTTGAGATAGCAGAAACCGTTCGCCCGGTCCGGCATGCCGTGGTGCGTGCCGCCCGCCGGATTGTAGACGATCCCGCCGTCCGCCAGCAGCTCGCCCGCCAGCAGCGATCCGCCCGCAGCCGTGGCGGGCCGCCGCCAGATCTCGGGGAAGACAGGATTTGTCACGCTGCCGATGTTGTGCCGGGCGAGATCCTCGGCGGTCGCCTGCTGCGTCTCTTCGACCCTTTGCAGCGCGGCGAGGTAATCGGGGTGGTGCCAGACCTCCAGCGCCTTCTGCTTGGCCCGCGGCGAGGTCAGGAACTGCGTGCCCGGCAGCCAGCCGAGCGCCCGGCTCAGGTCCATGACGGTGCTCACCCGCGGCACGCGCAGCGGATGCCAGCGGCCATAGCTGGACCGCCGGAAGATCTCGGAGCCGATGAAAAGCGGTGGTTGCGCCATGAACCGGACCTAGGGCCGACGAGGCGTTTGCGCCAGTCTCCCTGCCCCGCGCATCCCGCTGGACGGCGTCGGCAACCCTGCTAACCTGCCGGCGATGCTGCGCTATACCCTCAAACGTCTCGTATCGCTGGCAATCAGCCTGGCCGTCGCCTCGCTGGTCATCTTCGCCGTGATCGAGGTCGCCCCGGGGGACCCGGCCTCGTTCATGCTTGGTCTGAATGCCCAGCCGGATACGCTCGCCGCGCTGCGCACGGAACTGGGGCTCGACCAGACCCGGCCCGAACGCTACCTCGACTGGGTGGGCGGCATGCTTACGGGCGATCTCGGCATATCCTATACCTACCGCACGCCGGTCTCCGAGATGGTCATGCAGCGCCTCGCCGTCACTGTTCCCCTTGCCCTCTACGCGCTGGCGCTGTCGACGCTCATCGCCTTTCCCGCCGGGATCTACGCGGCCGCCCGCAGGGGCGGAGCCTCCGACACCGCGGTGATGGGGGCAACCCAGCTTGGCGTGGCGGTGCCGAACTTCTGGTTCGCGATGATGTTGGTGCTCGTCTTCGCCATCAATCTGCGATGGTTCGCCGCCGGCGGCTTTGCCGGTTGGGAGCACGGTCTCGGGGCGGGCCTGCACTCACTGACCCTTCCCGCCATCTCGCTTGCCCTGCCGCAGGCCGCGATCCTGACCCGGGTCATGCGCTCGGCCCTGCTCGATGTGCTGGGACAGGATTACATGCGCACCGCCCGCGCAAAGGGCCTTTCCGCGCGGCAGGCCCTGTGGCGGCACGGTCTGCGCAACGCGATGATCCCTGTGCTCACCATCATCGGCCTGCAGTTCTCGTTCCTCATCGCCGGGACCATCATCATCGAGCAGGTCTTCTACCTGCCCGGGCTCGGCCGCCTGATCTTCCAGTCGATTTCGGCACGCGATCTGATTGTGGTGGAATCCGTCGTCATGCTGATCGTCTTCGCCGTCATCGTGATCAACTTCCTCGTCGATCTCGCCTATGCCGCCGTCGACCCCCGGCTGAGGTCGCGCACGTGAACCGAAACCTGCTGATCGGGGCAACGCTGACCCTCGCCATGCTCGCCATGGCGCTGATGTCGTTTGTCTGGACGCCCTTCGACGCCGCAACGCTCGACATCCCGAACAAGCTGAAGCCCCCCGGAGGCGCGCATCTGCTCGGGACCGATCACCTCGGGCGCGACATCCTGTCGATGGTGATGGTCGGGATGAGGACGTCGCTCGCCGTGGCGCTTCTGGCGGTCGCGATGGGCATGGGCCTCGGCGTCCCGCTCGGACTTGCCGCCGCCGCGAAGAAGGGAAGCTGGCTCGACGAGACGATCATGCGCGGCAACGACATCGTCTTCGCTTTCCCCTTCCTGCTGATGGCGATCCTGATCACCGCCGTCTTCGGCCCCTCCGCCTTGAATGCCATTATCGCCTTCGGCCTCTTCAACATTCCGGTCTTCGCGCGGGTGACGCGAGGCGCCGCGCTCAGTCTCTGGCAAAGGGAATTCATCCTCTCCGCCCGGGTCGCGGGCAAGTCAACGGCGCGCATCTCGGCTGAACACATCCTGCCAAACGTGAGCGATCTGCTGATCGTGCAGGGAACCATCCAGTTCGCCCTTGGCATCCAGGTCGAGGCGGCGCTCAGCTTCGTCGGCCTCGGCGTACAGCCTCCGGTTCCGTCGCTGGGCCGGATGCTGGCCGACGCCCAGACGATGGTCGCGATCGCGCCGCATATGGCGCTGATCCCGGGATTGGCGGTGGTCGTGATCGTTCTAGGGCTCAACCTTCTGGGCGACGGGCTGCGCGACTGGCTCGATCCGCGCCTGCGGGCGGTGCGCGCATGAGCCTTCTCGACATTCAGAACCTGTCGGTCGCCATCCACAAGCTACCGGTTCTGCAAGCCGTATCGCTGCAGGTCGGCGCGGGCGAGACCGTCGCCATCACCGGCGAAAGCGGCTCGGGCAAGTCGATGACGGCTTTGGCAGTGATGGGGCTGCTGCCGAAAGGCGCTCGGGCAAGTGGCAGGATCATGCTGGAGGGCCGCGACCTGATGACGCTTCCCGAACCAGAACTATGCGCGGTGCGGGGCAATGACATCGGCATGGTCTTCCAGGAGCCGATGACGGCGCTGAACCCGGTGATGACCATCGGGGACCAGGTGGCCGAGACGATCCTGATCCACGAAAGGGCCTCTCGCGGCGAAGCCTTGGCCCGCGCCGCCGCCACGTTGGAACGGGTCGGCCTGCCGCGCGACCGTTTCCCGCTTTCGCGCTACCCGCATGAGCTGTCCGGCGGTCAACGCCAGCGCGTCGTGATCGCCATGGCCATTGCGCTGCGTCCCCGCCTGCTGA encodes:
- a CDS encoding ABC transporter substrate-binding protein — translated: MHYKFMGFLAASALALTVTAGGASAQSSITVAMQLEPPHLDPTSAAAGAIDSVLYSNVFEGLTRFASDGSIVPGLAESWEISDDGLVYTFHLRTGVLFHDGTSFDAEDVKFSLDRILAADSANAQKALYASIEGVDVVDPATVTVTLHEPDGALIFNLAWGDAVIVAPESIETIKQLPIGTGAFKFTSWTQGDNIKIEKNMAYWGSPAQLDMATFKFISDPTAAFAAMMAEDIDVFTGFPAPENLPQFEGDARFQVIVGSTEGETILAMNNKRAPFDDKRVREAVAHAIDRQAIIDGAMFGYGTPIGTHFAPHNPAYVDLTSLSGYDPEKATSLLEEAGLPDGFETTLYLPPPSYARRGGEIIAAQLAAVGIKARIINVEWAQWLESVFKGKDFGLTIVSHTEPMDIGVYANPDYYFQYDNPEFQALIKTLTATTDPDKRTKLLQDAQRIIAEDHVNGYLFQLAALTVAKAGVEGLWANAPTQATDLTSVHWSE
- a CDS encoding ABC transporter transmembrane domain-containing protein, with amino-acid sequence MNRPDFLIRPRHVHRTGNDSAASSLLGYVWRMSQWHQVAVCILAVLVALINLVPLELQRRIINEVVETQNTGMLIRFGLIYLAFLFLHQFLKYVMRLYQSWLAESARRYTRGHLLSVYGRRLGDDAEEGDSGAGRAVSIVNAEVENLGGFVGEDLSQAFANAAMLVSIMGYMLIVETQIALVSLAFLVPQVIVTPFMQRKLNKLVERRVQYLRGLGDEIAEMEGPGENRDLPLLGKIFRNRMAFYALKFALKMLLNLMSALCPLAVLIFGGYMVMQGEAQVGVLVAFISGFERLAGPLRELISFYRIAAQANVQHDMIAKWLDAPGQ
- a CDS encoding acetoin utilization protein AcuC, whose protein sequence is MAQPPLFIGSEIFRRSSYGRWHPLRVPRVSTVMDLSRALGWLPGTQFLTSPRAKQKALEVWHHPDYLAALQRVEETQQATAEDLARHNIGSVTNPVFPEIWRRPATAAGGSLLAGELLADGGIVYNPAGGTHHGMPDRANGFCYLNDPVLAMLALRRQGVRRIAYVDIDAHHCDGVALAFHGDPDMLMISVHEERLWPRTGLLEDDAGGSAINLPVPRGLNDTEMAFIRDELILKAVARFAPEALVLLCGADGVEEDPLAHLGLSNNAHWAIVAALKDIAPRLLVLGGGGYNPWSVGRLWTGVWATLNGHDIPDLLPPAGEAVLRALSFDGNRRGKAPPEHWFTTLRDAPRDGDLRDEIVTRVGFLLRRLRNAGTSAPAPYTRPE
- a CDS encoding ABC transporter permease is translated as MLRYTLKRLVSLAISLAVASLVIFAVIEVAPGDPASFMLGLNAQPDTLAALRTELGLDQTRPERYLDWVGGMLTGDLGISYTYRTPVSEMVMQRLAVTVPLALYALALSTLIAFPAGIYAAARRGGASDTAVMGATQLGVAVPNFWFAMMLVLVFAINLRWFAAGGFAGWEHGLGAGLHSLTLPAISLALPQAAILTRVMRSALLDVLGQDYMRTARAKGLSARQALWRHGLRNAMIPVLTIIGLQFSFLIAGTIIIEQVFYLPGLGRLIFQSISARDLIVVESVVMLIVFAVIVINFLVDLAYAAVDPRLRSRT
- a CDS encoding ABC transporter permease — encoded protein: MNRNLLIGATLTLAMLAMALMSFVWTPFDAATLDIPNKLKPPGGAHLLGTDHLGRDILSMVMVGMRTSLAVALLAVAMGMGLGVPLGLAAAAKKGSWLDETIMRGNDIVFAFPFLLMAILITAVFGPSALNAIIAFGLFNIPVFARVTRGAALSLWQREFILSARVAGKSTARISAEHILPNVSDLLIVQGTIQFALGIQVEAALSFVGLGVQPPVPSLGRMLADAQTMVAIAPHMALIPGLAVVVIVLGLNLLGDGLRDWLDPRLRAVRA